Below is a genomic region from candidate division WOR-3 bacterium.
TATTTTATTTAAGAGCTAATGCCTTCTTTTTGCCCTTTAAGGAAAGAAAATTTGATTTTGTTGTAAATAGTTTTGTTTTAAGAAATATAGGAATTAGTGGTGCCTTTTTTAATGAAATTAAAAGGGTTTTGAAAGATGGCGGAAATATATATATTCTTGATATGACAAGACCACTTTTCCCCTATTCTTTAATTTTTATTCCCTATATTTATATTTTTACAAAATTTCTCTCAATTTTTTATCCAGAATATAATTTTTTAAGGGAAAGTATTTTGTCTTTCAAAGCAAAAGATTTTGTAAAAAAATTTGAAATTAGAGAGTCTATTAACATATTCGGTACAATTTTCTATTTATTTAGGGTTTAATTTATAATAATTATGTTATGGAAATCAGAAAGTATATTGAAGCAACTCTTCTAAGACCTGAAAAAACATGGAAAGAATACAAAGAGTTTATTGAAAAATCTATTGAAATTGGAGTGTTTGGAGTTTGTGTGCCTCCCACAAGGGTTATTCAGGCAAAGGAAATTTTGAAAAATACCAATTTAAAGTTAATCTCAGTATGTGATTTTCCCTTTGGGTATGGAAATAGTGATATAAAAAAAAGGGAAACAGAAAAACTTATTGAAAAAGGATGTGATGAGGTTGATATGGTAATGAATATACAGAAGTTCAAGGATGGGAATTACGAAGATGTAAGAAAGGAAATAGAAGAGGTAGTAAAGGTTGCATCAGGTAAACCTATAAAAGTTATTATAGAGTGTGGTCTTTTAACGCCAGAGGAAATTTCACTTGCAACAAAAATTGTCTGTGAATCAGGTGCAAATTTTGTTAAAACTTCAACAGGTTTTCTTTCAAGAGGTGTAAAACTTTCTGATATAAGAATAATTAAAAAATCTTTAAAAAATGATGTAAGGATAAAGGCATCAGGAGGAATAAGAACTTATGGATTTGCAAAAATTTTAATAGAAATGGGTGTTGAGAGAATCGGAACATCAGATCCCTTTAATATTATAAAGGAGGGAAAAGAATGAAGATTGTAATAACAAAAAAGGAATCAACAATAAGATTTTTTACCGAGCCACCCCTTTCACCCTTAACTTGTTTCTGGCTTGGAAAAAGAATAAGAGATTTTGAAGATAGGTTAGGATATAAGGTTTTTTATGTTAAAGGTCCTATTCCAGAAAGTTTCAAGGGATTCTGGGGTACAAAAATTATAGATACTGAAGGAAAATCTGAAGAGGAATCAGCAGAGATAATAATTGAAACCCTTAAGAGTATTTTGCAAAAAGAAAGGAAGGATGAATAAGGAGGAAATTAAAAAAAGAATATTAGAATTAAGAAAAGAAATTAATTATCATAATTACAGGTATTATGTTTTAAATGATCCTGTTATTTCTGATGAAGAATATGATAAATTATTCAGGGAACTTTTAGAATTGGAAGAGAAATACCCTGAGTTTCAATCACCTGATTCACCAACGAGACGTATAGGTGAAAAGCCACAGGAGGAATTCAAACCTTTTAATCATAAAGAATCAATGTTTTCCCTTCAGGATGCGAGAAATGAGGAGGAACTACTTGAATTTGATGAAAGGATAAAGAGGTTTTTGAACTTACCTATGGATAAGGATATAGAATATATGGCAGAACTAAAAATTGACGGGCTCTCCTTGGAAATTGTTTATGAAAAAGGTGTATTTAAAGCTTCCGGGACAAGAGGAGATGGTTCAGTTGGGGAGGATGTTACTTTGAATGTAAAAACAATAAAAGAAGTTCCTCTATATTTAATTGAAAATGAAGACTTTAGAATTCCTGACAGAATAGATGTAAGAGGTGAAGTTTATATGCTTATAGAAGATTTTAAAAAATTAAATGATGAAAATCTAAAAAAGGGAGAAAAAACTTTTGCAAATCCAAGGAATGCTGCTTCGGGTTCATTGAGACAGCTTGACCCCAAAATAACAGCCCAGAGAAAACTTAAATTTTTTGCCTGGGGAGTAGGTTATTATGAAGGAATAAAGTTTGAGACACAGGAGGAGGTATTAAATGCTCTTAAAAAATTTGGTCTCCCAGTAAATCCCTTAATTAAGAAGTGTAAAAATATCAAGGAAGTAATTGATTACTATAACAGAATGAAGGATGAAAGGGACAATTTACCCTATGAGATTGATGGAATTGTTGTAAAGGTAAATTCTATAAGAATGCAGGAGGAACTTGGTTTTACAATAAGGTCACCGAGGTGGGCAATTGCTGGGAAGTTTCCTGCGAAGGAAGTTACAACAAGAATAAAGGAGGTTATATTCCAGGTGGGGAGAACGGGAATAATAACACCAGTTGCTGTATTTGATCCCACACCGGTTGGGGGAGTTGTGGTTCAGAGGGCAACTCTTCATAATTTTGATGAAATAAAAAGAATGGATGTTAGAATTGGTGATTATGTTTTTTTGAGAAGAGCAGGTGATGTAATTCCCGAAGTTGTGAAAGTTGTAAAGGAAAGAAGGACAGGTGAGGAAAGGGAAATAGTGCCACCTGATAAATGTCCTGTTTGTAAGGGTAGTGTTATGAAGGAAGGTGCCTATTTAAAATGTATTTCAATTGATTGTCCCGAAAAATTGAAAGGTTCTCTTAAACATTTTGTAAGTAAGAAAGCAATGGATATAGAAGGCATAGGAACAAAACTCATAGATCAGCTGGTTGAAAGAAAAATGGTTAAAAGTATTGCCGATATTTATTATCTCAAATACAGTGACTGGATTAGGTTGGAGAGAATGGCTGATAAGTCAGTAAAGAATATAATGGAAGCTATCGAGAAGAGTAAAAAAACAACTCTTGAGAGGTTCATTTATGCTCTTGGAATACCTTTGATTGGTGAAAGGGGTGGTAAGCTTCTTGCAAGAAGATTTGGTTCAATTGAAAGATTGAAAAATGCAAAATATGTTGAACTTAGAAGCATACCTGAAATAGGACCTGAAATGGCAGAATCAATTGTTTCTTTTTTCAGGAATGAGAAAAATATTGAAACTATAAATAAATTACTTAATGCAGGAATAACCTTTGAGGAAAAGAAATTAAAGAAGGGGTTTTTTAGTGGAAAAACAGTTGTATTTACTGGGACACTCAAGAATTTTACAAGGGAGGAGGCGTCAAAACTTGTGGAAGAACAGGGTGGAAGGGTTTCAAATACTGTTTCAAGGAGCACGGACTTTGTGATTGTTGGGGAAGAACCAGGTTCAAAATACAGAAAAGCTCTTGAATATAAGATTCCTATACTTAATGAGGAGCAATTTATAGATAAGTTAAAGGAATCATATGAATGAACTTATAAAAAAGCTTATAGAAGCTTTTAATGAATTGCCGGGAATAGGTGAAAAATCTGCAGAGAGAATAGTTTTTTATCTTCTTGATAAACCAGAAGAGAGGCTTTCTTATTTTATAGAGAGATTTAAAGAGCTGAGGGAGAAAATAAAAATATGCTCTCTGTGTAATAATTTTGATGAGGAGGACCCATGTAAAATATGCAGAG
It encodes:
- the deoC gene encoding deoxyribose-phosphate aldolase, which translates into the protein MEIRKYIEATLLRPEKTWKEYKEFIEKSIEIGVFGVCVPPTRVIQAKEILKNTNLKLISVCDFPFGYGNSDIKKRETEKLIEKGCDEVDMVMNIQKFKDGNYEDVRKEIEEVVKVASGKPIKVIIECGLLTPEEISLATKIVCESGANFVKTSTGFLSRGVKLSDIRIIKKSLKNDVRIKASGGIRTYGFAKILIEMGVERIGTSDPFNIIKEGKE
- a CDS encoding class I SAM-dependent methyltransferase, with protein sequence MEDRFKRIKKIYDYVNFIFSFGIDHFSRWYLSRKVKGIICDIGTGKGELALYLSKRKKVKRIFAIDISKDMLEKRKLNEKIFYLRANAFFLPFKERKFDFVVNSFVLRNIGISGAFFNEIKRVLKDGGNIYILDMTRPLFPYSLIFIPYIYIFTKFLSIFYPEYNFLRESILSFKAKDFVKKFEIRESINIFGTIFYLFRV
- the ligA gene encoding NAD-dependent DNA ligase LigA, producing MNKEEIKKRILELRKEINYHNYRYYVLNDPVISDEEYDKLFRELLELEEKYPEFQSPDSPTRRIGEKPQEEFKPFNHKESMFSLQDARNEEELLEFDERIKRFLNLPMDKDIEYMAELKIDGLSLEIVYEKGVFKASGTRGDGSVGEDVTLNVKTIKEVPLYLIENEDFRIPDRIDVRGEVYMLIEDFKKLNDENLKKGEKTFANPRNAASGSLRQLDPKITAQRKLKFFAWGVGYYEGIKFETQEEVLNALKKFGLPVNPLIKKCKNIKEVIDYYNRMKDERDNLPYEIDGIVVKVNSIRMQEELGFTIRSPRWAIAGKFPAKEVTTRIKEVIFQVGRTGIITPVAVFDPTPVGGVVVQRATLHNFDEIKRMDVRIGDYVFLRRAGDVIPEVVKVVKERRTGEEREIVPPDKCPVCKGSVMKEGAYLKCISIDCPEKLKGSLKHFVSKKAMDIEGIGTKLIDQLVERKMVKSIADIYYLKYSDWIRLERMADKSVKNIMEAIEKSKKTTLERFIYALGIPLIGERGGKLLARRFGSIERLKNAKYVELRSIPEIGPEMAESIVSFFRNEKNIETINKLLNAGITFEEKKLKKGFFSGKTVVFTGTLKNFTREEASKLVEEQGGRVSNTVSRSTDFVIVGEEPGSKYRKALEYKIPILNEEQFIDKLKESYE